One window from the genome of Bacteroidota bacterium encodes:
- the rplM gene encoding 50S ribosomal protein L13 produces the protein MNTLSYKTISANKATADKQWVVVDAADQPLGRMASKVAKIIRGKYKANFTPHADTGDYVIIINAEKISLSGKKWDQKVYTRHTGYPGGQRTLTASELLAKDPRKMVQKAVKGMLPKNTLGAALFRNLNVYVGSEHPHEAQNPTLINLNDLK, from the coding sequence GTGAACACGTTGAGTTACAAAACAATTTCGGCTAACAAAGCTACTGCTGACAAGCAATGGGTAGTAGTTGATGCAGCGGACCAACCACTTGGTCGTATGGCATCTAAAGTAGCCAAAATTATCCGAGGGAAGTACAAAGCAAACTTCACTCCTCATGCTGATACTGGTGACTATGTTATCATTATCAATGCTGAAAAAATTAGCCTGTCGGGCAAAAAATGGGATCAAAAAGTTTACACTCGTCACACAGGTTACCCTGGAGGACAGCGTACTTTAACAGCAAGCGAATTGTTGGCAAAAGATCCTCGCAAAATGGTTCAAAAAGCAGTTAAGGGTATGTTACCTAAAAACACTTTGGGAGCTGCTTTGTTTAGAAACCTTAATGTATATGTTGGTTCTGAGCATCCTCATGAAGCTCAAAATCCTACATTAATTAATTTAAACGATCTTAAATAA